The DNA region TTTGTCTCTTGTAGTTTCTAATCTTTGGGTTAAATTTCTTTTTAAGTTTTTTCTCTGGGGAGCTCCCTTGAAGGCAGAAGATTTAGCAAAGATAACAGAAGGACGGTTAAGGGGAGAAAAAAACATTTCCGTTTCCTCCTTTGAGTTTGACACGAGGGAAGGGGTATCTGAAGCTCTCTTCATTCCTCTAAAAGGAAAAAGGGACGGCCACGATTTTATAGAGGATGCTTTTTTAAAAGGAGCTCTCGGAACCCTAACGGAAATACCTGTAGAAGTTCCAGAAGGAAAGTTTTCTATAGAAGTTGAAGACACCTTTTTGGCCTTTAAGAAAATTGCCCAGTTTAAGAGAGAAAACTTTTCTAAAACCCTTGTAGCCGTAACAGGAAGCGTAGGAAAAACGACGACAAAGGAGCTCCTTTTCCACCTCTTTTCAGACCGTTTTAAGACCTATAAAAACAAAAAGAGTTTCAACAACATGTTGGGGGTTGTCTATACCCTTTCAAACCTTCCGAGAGAAACAGAAGTTTACATTCAGGAGCTTGGAACGAACGCTCCGGGAGAAATTGGCGAGCTTACAGCTTTTGTAAAGCCCGATATATCCATCGTTACCGCTGTAGAAAGAGCCCATACAGAAGGTTTGAAAGATTTTGACACTATACTCAAAGAGAAAATGTCCATTACGGAAGATGTTCCTGCGGCCGTTGTCCCTTACGCTTTTAGGGAATTCTCAAAGTCTTTTGAAACTGTTACCTTTGGAAGAGAAGGCGATGTAAGGGTCGTTGACCTTAAGTTTTTCCCCGATAGAACACTTT from Phorcysia thermohydrogeniphila includes:
- a CDS encoding UDP-N-acetylmuramoyl-tripeptide--D-alanyl-D-alanine ligase, coding for MKAEDLAKITEGRLRGEKNISVSSFEFDTREGVSEALFIPLKGKRDGHDFIEDAFLKGALGTLTEIPVEVPEGKFSIEVEDTFLAFKKIAQFKRENFSKTLVAVTGSVGKTTTKELLFHLFSDRFKTYKNKKSFNNMLGVVYTLSNLPRETEVYIQELGTNAPGEIGELTAFVKPDISIVTAVERAHTEGLKDFDTILKEKMSITEDVPAAVVPYAFREFSKSFETVTFGREGDVRVVDLKFFPDRTLFSLEFFGKRLSFESPIPGYSLVNAAAVAVAVALILGVDVADFPERLKSFQPPEMRLCIERLKGVVLINDAYNANPRSMENAIHVLSLQPTTKVAVLGDMAELGEISREEHRKLGELLNRAGVTELVAFGEEIGRALETFKGKSFYFTIREEFINFINNYDFSGKAVLVKGSRKNRLEEVVKIIRQRYGS